In Meiothermus ruber DSM 1279, the following proteins share a genomic window:
- a CDS encoding xanthine dehydrogenase family protein molybdopterin-binding subunit yields the protein MSNRYIGQPMKRQEDGKLVRGQGRYLADLPSENLLHLALVRSPYAHARLLSVDTSEALKCPGVVGVYTSSDLPELYAPASAPRDAHGIPHPLLARERVRYAGEPVVAVLATSEALAHDAAQQVFVDYEPLPAYPEPLQAETAPAIHPQLPSNVALTRKTVAGEVAEAFARAHTVVGGRLVQQRVAPSAMEPRGVLASWDGIREALTVWSSTQMPHDLRSAVAEKLGLAENQVRVITPDVGGAFGAKINVYPEEILVAYLARRLGRSVRWVEGRGESFGATIHGRAQVAELEMAFDAEGKILGLRGRVVADLGAYALETTLGNAPGTMLMLQGPYEIPALELEMLGVYTNATPTGAYRGAGRPEATYYLERLMDMGARALGLDPAEIRRKNFITGPFPYKTRTGARYDSGAYGEVLQKLLEVSNYPQLRAEQAQAKSQGRLLGIGLCSYVEITGYGWETGGVRINPDGSAVIFTGTSPHGQGTQNAFVQIVAERLGLPPERIRVVQGDTLAVPYGMGTAGSRTLSVGGSAVLKAADLVRDKVARIAAHLLEAAPEDIELLEQGWGVRGTDKAVPMEQIIATAFNPRKLPPGLEPGLEGQASFALKDANYPFGAHLAVVEVDPETGQVRILRYVAVDDCGVVVNPLLFEGQQHGGIAQGIGQALYEGIIYDEEGQNRTANYLEYALPKADQMPPMEPHRHQTPSPTNPLGVKGVGEAGAIAATPAVVNAVLDALGIAHLDMPLTPEKVWRALRR from the coding sequence ATGTCGAACCGCTACATCGGTCAACCCATGAAGCGCCAAGAGGACGGCAAGCTGGTGCGGGGCCAGGGGCGGTACCTGGCCGACCTACCCTCCGAAAACCTGCTGCACCTGGCCCTGGTGCGCAGCCCCTACGCGCACGCCCGGCTGCTCTCAGTGGACACCAGCGAGGCCCTGAAGTGCCCCGGCGTGGTGGGGGTATACACCTCGAGCGACCTCCCCGAGCTGTACGCCCCGGCCTCGGCACCGCGCGATGCCCACGGCATCCCCCATCCGCTGCTGGCCCGTGAACGGGTGCGCTACGCCGGGGAGCCGGTGGTGGCGGTGCTGGCGACCTCCGAGGCCCTGGCCCACGACGCGGCCCAGCAGGTGTTTGTGGACTACGAGCCGCTGCCGGCCTACCCCGAGCCCCTGCAGGCCGAAACAGCCCCCGCCATCCACCCCCAACTCCCGAGCAACGTGGCCCTGACCCGCAAGACCGTTGCGGGCGAGGTGGCCGAGGCCTTCGCCCGCGCCCATACGGTGGTGGGCGGGCGGCTGGTGCAGCAGCGGGTGGCCCCCAGCGCCATGGAACCACGGGGGGTACTGGCAAGCTGGGACGGTATCCGCGAGGCCCTCACGGTCTGGTCGAGCACCCAGATGCCCCACGACCTGCGCAGCGCCGTGGCGGAGAAGCTGGGCCTGGCCGAGAACCAGGTGCGGGTGATCACCCCCGATGTGGGCGGGGCCTTTGGGGCCAAAATTAACGTTTACCCCGAGGAAATTCTGGTGGCTTATCTGGCCCGTCGCCTGGGGCGGAGCGTGCGCTGGGTGGAGGGGCGCGGCGAAAGCTTTGGGGCCACCATCCACGGGCGGGCCCAGGTGGCCGAGCTGGAGATGGCCTTCGATGCCGAGGGAAAAATTTTGGGGCTGCGCGGGCGGGTGGTGGCCGACCTGGGCGCCTATGCCCTCGAGACCACCCTGGGCAACGCCCCCGGCACCATGCTGATGCTGCAGGGGCCCTACGAGATTCCTGCACTGGAGCTGGAGATGCTGGGGGTGTACACCAACGCCACCCCCACCGGGGCCTACCGGGGGGCCGGGCGGCCCGAGGCCACCTACTACCTCGAACGCCTGATGGACATGGGTGCGCGGGCGCTGGGCCTCGACCCCGCCGAGATCCGCCGCAAAAACTTCATTACCGGGCCCTTCCCCTACAAAACCCGCACCGGCGCCAGGTACGACTCCGGGGCCTATGGCGAGGTGTTGCAAAAGCTGCTCGAGGTCAGCAACTACCCCCAGCTTCGCGCCGAGCAGGCCCAGGCCAAAAGCCAGGGCCGGCTGCTGGGCATCGGGCTTTGTAGCTATGTGGAGATCACCGGGTACGGCTGGGAGACCGGCGGCGTGCGCATCAACCCCGACGGCAGCGCGGTGATCTTCACCGGCACCTCGCCCCACGGCCAGGGCACCCAGAACGCCTTTGTGCAGATTGTGGCCGAACGGCTGGGCCTGCCACCGGAGCGCATCCGGGTGGTGCAGGGCGATACCCTGGCAGTTCCCTACGGCATGGGCACCGCCGGCAGCCGCACCCTTTCGGTGGGGGGCTCGGCCGTGCTGAAAGCCGCCGACCTGGTGCGCGATAAAGTGGCGCGAATTGCCGCCCATCTGCTCGAGGCCGCCCCCGAGGATATCGAGCTGCTCGAGCAGGGCTGGGGGGTGCGCGGCACCGACAAAGCCGTGCCCATGGAGCAGATCATCGCCACTGCCTTCAACCCCCGCAAGCTGCCGCCCGGCCTGGAGCCGGGGCTCGAGGGCCAGGCCAGCTTTGCCCTCAAAGACGCCAACTACCCCTTTGGGGCGCATCTGGCCGTGGTGGAGGTAGACCCCGAGACCGGCCAGGTGCGCATCCTGCGCTATGTGGCGGTGGACGACTGCGGGGTGGTGGTCAACCCGCTGCTCTTCGAGGGCCAGCAGCACGGCGGCATCGCCCAGGGCATCGGGCAGGCCCTCTACGAGGGCATCATCTACGACGAGGAAGGGCAGAACCGCACCGCCAACTACCTGGAGTACGCCCTGCCCAAAGCCGACCAGATGCCCCCCATGGAGCCCCACCGCCACCAGACCCCCTCCCCCACCAACCCCCTGGGGGTAAAGGGCGTGGGCGAGGCCGGGGCCATCGCCGCCACCCCGGCGGTGGTGAACGCGGTGCTGGACGCGCTGGGCATCGCTCATCTGGACATGCCGCTCACCCCCGAAAAGGTCTGGCGGGCCCTCCGGCGCTAA
- a CDS encoding bifunctional salicylyl-CoA 5-hydroxylase/oxidoreductase → MRIVCIGGGPAGLYFALLMKKQNPAHQITVLERNRPDDTFGWGVVFSDQTLGNLEKADHPTYLQISRAFHRWDALEVHFKGRVIRSEGHGFIGIGRKKLLNILQARCRELGVNLVFQTEVTDDEVIAQVYQADLVIASDGINSRIRKKYEASYQPDIELRKCRFVWLGTHQPFPAFTFAFEKTEWGWFQGHAYQFDEHTSTFIVETPETVWQKAGLDRMSQEEGIAFCERLFAKYLGGHRLISNAAHLRGSAIWIRFPRVVCQNWVHWNGPVPVVLMGDAAHSAHFSIGSGTKLALEDAIELARTFERLGDTPAHLPEVLEAYQKVRQVEVLKLQNAARNSTEWFENVERYSHFEAEQFAYSLLTRSQRISHENLRLRDRRYLEGYERWLAQKSGLPPRPIPPMFTPFRLRGLTLKNRVVVSPMAMYSAQDGLVNDFHLVHLGARALGGAAMVFTEMTAPSPDGRITPGCAGLYSEAHMRAYKRIVDFVHQHTDAKIALQLGHAGPKGSTQVGWEAQDEPLPEGNWPLIAPSPIPYGPHNQIPRTMTREDMERVKAEFVRAAQWGVEAGFDWLELHCAHGYLLSAFICPLTNQRTDEYGGSLENRCRYPLEVFRALRAVWPEHLPISVRISAHDWAPGGNTPDDAVEIARLFKEAGCDLIDVSSGQTTRQARPVYGRMYQTPFADRIRNEVGIATMAVGAIYEADHVNSIIAAGRADLCAIARPHLADPHWTLNQAARLGYTEISWPKQYLSGKAQLERNLARASLERAEELAIR, encoded by the coding sequence GTGAGGATTGTCTGCATCGGCGGCGGGCCGGCGGGGCTCTACTTCGCCCTGCTGATGAAAAAGCAAAACCCCGCCCACCAGATCACGGTGCTCGAGCGCAACCGCCCGGACGACACCTTCGGCTGGGGGGTGGTGTTTTCCGACCAGACCTTGGGCAACCTGGAAAAGGCCGACCACCCCACCTACCTCCAGATCAGCCGGGCTTTCCACCGCTGGGACGCGCTCGAGGTGCACTTCAAGGGCCGGGTGATCCGCTCGGAGGGGCACGGCTTTATCGGCATCGGGCGCAAGAAACTGCTGAACATCCTGCAAGCGCGCTGCCGGGAGCTGGGCGTGAACCTGGTCTTCCAGACCGAGGTCACCGACGACGAGGTCATAGCCCAGGTCTACCAGGCCGATCTGGTGATCGCCTCCGACGGCATCAACAGCCGCATCCGCAAAAAGTATGAAGCTTCGTACCAGCCCGATATTGAGCTGCGCAAGTGCCGCTTCGTCTGGCTGGGCACCCACCAGCCCTTTCCGGCCTTCACCTTTGCCTTCGAGAAAACCGAGTGGGGCTGGTTTCAGGGCCACGCCTACCAGTTCGACGAGCACACCTCGACCTTCATTGTGGAGACGCCCGAAACGGTCTGGCAGAAGGCCGGCCTGGACAGGATGAGCCAGGAGGAGGGCATCGCCTTTTGCGAGCGGCTTTTTGCCAAGTACCTGGGGGGGCACCGGCTGATCTCCAATGCCGCCCATCTGCGGGGCTCGGCCATCTGGATCCGGTTTCCCCGGGTGGTCTGCCAGAACTGGGTGCACTGGAACGGCCCGGTGCCGGTGGTGCTGATGGGCGACGCCGCACACAGCGCGCACTTTTCCATTGGCAGCGGCACCAAGCTGGCCCTCGAGGACGCCATCGAGCTAGCCCGCACCTTCGAGCGGCTAGGCGATACACCGGCGCACCTGCCCGAGGTGCTCGAGGCCTACCAGAAAGTGCGGCAGGTGGAGGTGCTCAAACTTCAAAACGCCGCGCGCAACTCCACCGAGTGGTTCGAGAACGTGGAGCGCTACAGCCACTTCGAGGCCGAGCAGTTTGCCTATAGCCTCCTGACCCGCTCCCAGCGCATCTCGCACGAGAACCTGCGCCTGCGCGACCGGCGGTACCTCGAGGGCTACGAGCGCTGGCTGGCGCAGAAATCCGGCCTGCCCCCCAGGCCCATCCCGCCCATGTTCACCCCCTTCCGGCTGCGGGGCCTGACCCTCAAGAACCGGGTGGTGGTCTCGCCCATGGCTATGTACTCGGCCCAGGACGGGCTGGTCAACGACTTCCACCTGGTGCACCTGGGGGCCAGGGCCCTGGGCGGGGCGGCGATGGTCTTTACCGAGATGACCGCCCCTTCCCCCGACGGGCGCATCACGCCGGGCTGCGCGGGGCTCTACAGCGAGGCCCACATGCGGGCTTACAAGCGCATCGTGGATTTTGTGCACCAGCACACCGATGCCAAGATTGCCCTGCAGCTCGGGCACGCCGGGCCCAAAGGCTCGACCCAGGTGGGTTGGGAGGCCCAGGACGAACCCCTGCCCGAGGGCAACTGGCCGCTCATCGCTCCCTCCCCCATCCCCTACGGCCCCCACAACCAGATCCCCCGCACGATGACCCGTGAGGATATGGAGCGGGTCAAGGCCGAGTTTGTGCGGGCCGCCCAGTGGGGGGTGGAGGCCGGCTTCGACTGGCTCGAGCTGCACTGCGCCCATGGCTACCTGCTCTCGGCCTTCATCTGCCCCCTCACCAACCAGCGCACCGACGAGTACGGCGGCAGCCTGGAGAACCGCTGCCGGTACCCCCTCGAGGTCTTCCGGGCCTTGCGCGCAGTCTGGCCGGAGCACCTGCCGATCTCGGTGCGCATCTCCGCCCACGACTGGGCCCCCGGCGGCAACACCCCCGACGACGCGGTGGAGATCGCCCGATTGTTCAAGGAGGCCGGGTGCGACCTGATTGACGTCTCCTCGGGGCAGACCACCCGCCAGGCCCGGCCGGTGTACGGGCGCATGTACCAGACCCCCTTCGCCGACCGCATCCGCAACGAGGTGGGCATCGCCACCATGGCGGTCGGGGCCATCTACGAGGCCGACCACGTGAACTCGATTATCGCCGCCGGGCGGGCCGACCTGTGCGCCATCGCCCGGCCTCACCTGGCCGACCCCCACTGGACGCTGAACCAGGCCGCGCGGCTTGGCTACACCGAGATAAGCTGGCCCAAGCAGTACCTATCCGGCAAAGCCCAGCTCGAGCGCAACCTGGCCCGGGCCTCGCTCGAGCGGGCCGAGGAGCTGGCCATCCGATGA
- a CDS encoding SDR family NAD(P)-dependent oxidoreductase, producing the protein MKPLAGKHAVVTGGGRGIGAAIATALAGAGVRLTLLGRSRAQLEAQARKLATEVHVETCDVTDPAQVQQAFEGASHALGKVDILVNNAGQAESRPFGKTDLRLWRTMLEVNLTGTFLCTQAALPGMLAAGWGRIVNIASTAGLRGYPYVSAYCAAKHGVIGLTRALALELARKNITVNAVCPGFTQTELLEASLAAIVQKTGRSPTEARAELVRHNPQGRLVEPEEVAQAVLWLCMPGSAALTGQAIAVAGGEVM; encoded by the coding sequence ATGAAACCACTGGCAGGCAAGCACGCAGTTGTAACCGGCGGGGGGCGCGGCATCGGGGCTGCCATTGCAACGGCGCTGGCCGGTGCGGGGGTCCGCCTCACCCTGCTGGGGCGTAGCCGGGCACAGCTGGAGGCCCAGGCCCGCAAACTGGCAACGGAAGTTCACGTGGAAACCTGCGACGTGACCGACCCCGCCCAGGTGCAGCAGGCCTTCGAGGGCGCGTCCCACGCCCTGGGGAAAGTAGACATCCTGGTCAACAACGCCGGCCAGGCCGAGAGCCGGCCCTTCGGCAAAACCGACCTGAGGCTGTGGAGAACCATGCTCGAAGTGAACCTCACCGGAACCTTTCTGTGCACCCAGGCGGCCCTGCCGGGCATGCTGGCCGCGGGCTGGGGGCGCATCGTCAACATCGCCAGCACCGCCGGGCTCAGGGGCTACCCCTACGTGAGCGCCTACTGCGCGGCCAAGCACGGGGTGATCGGCCTGACCCGCGCGCTGGCGTTGGAGCTGGCCCGGAAGAACATCACCGTGAATGCGGTCTGCCCCGGCTTCACCCAGACCGAGCTGCTCGAGGCCAGCCTTGCCGCCATCGTGCAGAAGACCGGGCGCAGCCCCACCGAGGCCCGGGCCGAACTGGTGCGGCACAACCCCCAGGGCCGCCTGGTCGAGCCCGAAGAGGTGGCCCAGGCCGTGCTGTGGCTGTGCATGCCCGGGTCGGCAGCCCTGACCGGCCAGGCCATCGCGGTGGCGGGCGGGGAGGTGATGTAG
- a CDS encoding MarR family winged helix-turn-helix transcriptional regulator codes for MPAVKPDLETRLAEDHHQAIKLWLRLLTCTNLITGQIRTRLREHFQTTLPRFDLLAQLERHPEGLKMSELSKRMMVTTGNVTGITDQLEAEGLVRREPDPQDRRAFTVKLTPLGRQVFARMAQEHEGWVIELFEGLSSSEKEQMYTLLGKLKTHLNGKEARR; via the coding sequence ATGCCGGCGGTCAAGCCCGACCTCGAGACCCGCCTGGCCGAAGACCACCACCAGGCCATCAAGCTGTGGCTGCGTCTGCTCACCTGCACCAACCTGATCACCGGGCAGATTCGCACCCGGCTGCGGGAACACTTCCAGACCACCCTGCCCCGCTTCGACCTGCTGGCCCAGCTCGAGCGCCACCCCGAGGGCCTCAAGATGAGCGAGCTGTCCAAGCGCATGATGGTGACCACCGGCAACGTCACCGGGATTACCGACCAGCTCGAGGCCGAGGGCCTGGTGCGGCGTGAGCCCGACCCCCAGGATCGGCGGGCTTTCACGGTCAAGCTCACCCCTCTGGGCCGCCAGGTGTTCGCCCGGATGGCCCAGGAGCACGAAGGCTGGGTGATCGAGCTTTTTGAAGGGCTCTCCAGCAGCGAAAAAGAACAGATGTACACGCTTTTGGGCAAACTCAAAACCCACCTCAACGGAAAGGAGGCCCGCCGGTGA
- a CDS encoding enoyl-CoA hydratase family protein — MKLASYQAQHFLWQLEEAVATITLNRPERKNPLTFESYAELRDLFRALQYAEDVRAVVLCGAGGNFCSGGDVHEIIGPLTQMPMPRLLAFTRMTGDLVKAMRACPQPIVSAVDGVCAGAGAILAMASDIRFGTPQSKTAFLFNRVGLAGCDMGACAMLPRIIGQGRAAELLYTGRVMMGEEGLAWGFFNRLCEPQELLEEARKFARMLAQGPTFAHAMTKKMLHQEWSMGLDEAIEAEAQAQALCMATQDFQRAYRAFVAKKKPVFEGD; from the coding sequence GTGAAACTGGCAAGCTACCAGGCCCAGCATTTTTTGTGGCAGCTCGAGGAGGCCGTCGCCACCATCACCCTCAACCGCCCCGAGCGCAAAAACCCCCTCACCTTCGAGTCCTACGCCGAGCTGCGCGACCTTTTCCGGGCCTTGCAGTACGCCGAGGATGTGCGGGCGGTGGTGCTCTGCGGGGCCGGGGGCAACTTCTGCTCGGGCGGCGATGTGCACGAGATCATCGGCCCCCTGACCCAGATGCCCATGCCCCGGCTGCTGGCCTTTACCCGCATGACCGGCGACCTGGTCAAGGCCATGCGGGCCTGCCCCCAGCCCATCGTGAGCGCGGTGGATGGGGTGTGCGCCGGGGCCGGGGCCATCCTGGCTATGGCCTCGGATATCCGCTTCGGCACGCCCCAGAGCAAGACCGCCTTTCTATTCAACCGGGTCGGGCTGGCCGGCTGCGATATGGGGGCCTGCGCCATGCTGCCGCGGATTATCGGGCAGGGCCGGGCCGCCGAGCTGCTCTACACGGGCCGGGTGATGATGGGCGAGGAAGGGCTGGCCTGGGGCTTTTTCAACCGGCTGTGCGAGCCCCAGGAGCTGCTCGAGGAGGCCCGCAAGTTTGCCCGAATGCTGGCCCAGGGCCCCACCTTTGCCCACGCCATGACCAAAAAGATGCTGCACCAGGAGTGGAGCATGGGCCTCGACGAAGCCATCGAGGCCGAGGCCCAGGCCCAGGCCCTCTGCATGGCTACCCAGGACTTCCAGCGGGCCTACCGGGCTTTTGTGGCGAAAAAGAAGCCTGTTTTCGAGGGGGACTGA
- a CDS encoding acyl-CoA dehydrogenase family protein: MRDQAYLDWPFFEPRHRELARDLEAWAKHHLAAHPTQDTDQACRRLVRLLGAGGWTRYAVGGQAYGGVHEQIDTRAVCLIRETLAYHQGLADFAFAMQGLGSGAITLHGSPEQKARYLGPVARGESIAAFALSEPEAGSDVGALCTEARAEGGDYILNGQKTWISNGGIADFYVVFARAPGSQGAKGISAFVVEAGTPGLEVAERLEVIAPHPLARLRFEHCRIPARQRLGEEGQGFKIAMQTLDIFRTSVAAAALGFARRALDEALFRATTRPLFGQTLADFQLTQARLADMAVKIDAAALLTYRAAWLRDQGQRVTQEAAMAKLTATEYAQQVIDGAVQLWGGLGVTRGQVVESLYREIRALRIYEGASEVQQLIIARELLKRYKETQTAKGGTGDGVQRPH; this comes from the coding sequence ATGCGGGATCAAGCCTACCTGGACTGGCCCTTCTTTGAGCCCCGGCACCGCGAGCTGGCGCGCGACCTGGAAGCCTGGGCTAAGCATCACCTCGCCGCGCACCCCACGCAAGACACCGACCAGGCCTGCCGCCGGCTCGTCCGGCTGCTGGGCGCGGGGGGCTGGACGCGCTACGCGGTGGGGGGCCAGGCCTATGGGGGGGTGCACGAGCAGATAGACACCCGCGCCGTCTGCCTCATCCGCGAGACCCTGGCCTACCACCAGGGCCTGGCCGACTTCGCCTTCGCCATGCAGGGCCTGGGCTCGGGGGCCATCACCCTGCACGGCAGCCCCGAACAGAAAGCCCGCTACCTGGGCCCGGTAGCCAGGGGCGAGTCCATTGCGGCCTTTGCGCTCTCCGAGCCGGAGGCGGGTTCGGATGTGGGGGCCCTCTGCACCGAGGCGCGGGCCGAGGGCGGGGACTACATCCTGAACGGGCAGAAGACCTGGATCTCCAACGGGGGCATCGCCGATTTTTACGTGGTTTTTGCCCGCGCGCCGGGCAGCCAGGGGGCCAAGGGCATCTCGGCCTTTGTGGTAGAGGCCGGTACGCCGGGGCTCGAGGTCGCCGAGCGCCTCGAGGTCATCGCCCCCCACCCGCTGGCAAGGCTAAGGTTTGAGCACTGCCGAATTCCGGCCCGCCAGCGCCTGGGCGAGGAAGGCCAGGGCTTCAAAATCGCCATGCAGACCCTGGACATCTTCCGCACCTCGGTGGCCGCCGCCGCGCTGGGCTTTGCCCGGCGGGCGCTGGACGAGGCGCTTTTTCGCGCCACCACAAGGCCCCTGTTCGGCCAGACCCTGGCCGACTTCCAGCTCACCCAGGCCCGCCTGGCCGATATGGCCGTGAAGATTGACGCCGCCGCCCTGCTCACCTACCGCGCGGCCTGGCTGCGCGACCAGGGCCAGCGGGTTACCCAGGAGGCCGCCATGGCTAAGCTTACCGCCACCGAGTACGCCCAGCAGGTGATAGACGGGGCCGTGCAGCTATGGGGCGGGCTGGGCGTGACCCGTGGGCAGGTGGTGGAGTCGCTTTACCGCGAAATTCGCGCCCTGCGCATCTACGAAGGGGCCAGCGAAGTGCAGCAGCTCATCATCGCCAGAGAGCTGCTCAAACGCTACAAGGAAACCCAGACCGCGAAAGGAGGCACCGGAGATGGGGTACAGCGCCCACATTGA
- a CDS encoding AMP-binding protein, giving the protein MGYSAHIDTFARDHLPPRSEWPELVFSLPELQYPERLNCASELLDRMAARHPERLCLQGAGLRWSYAELLEQANRIAHVLTQDMGLVPGNRVLLRAPNHPMLVAAWFAVMKTGGIAVTTMPLLRAKELTEVVNKAQISHALCDGRLREELEHARSNCPTLQQVVYWGEGGSLEARMAHKPTHFANVETASDDTCLIAFTSGTTGQPKGCMHFHRDVLAICDTFGKYILRATPDDVFIGSPPLAFTFGLGGLVLFPMRIGASSVLLEKASPDLLLPAIAEYRASVVFTSPTAYRAMAAQAQKFDLTSLRKCVSAGEPLPASTRKLWKEATGIELIDGIGATEMLHIFISHTEEEARPGATGKPVPGYQACVLDEAGQPLPPGRVGRLAVKGPTGCRYLADERQRNYVQHGWNITGDAYLVDEEGYFVYQARTDDMIVSAGYNIAGPEVEDALLLHPAVAECAVVGAPDPERGQIVKAYVVLRAGVEPSAALVKELQDFVKQKIAPYKYPRAIEFRESLPRTQTGKLQRYLLRKEAEQKRV; this is encoded by the coding sequence ATGGGGTACAGCGCCCACATTGACACCTTTGCCCGCGACCATCTACCCCCCAGATCGGAGTGGCCGGAGCTGGTCTTCAGCCTGCCCGAACTCCAGTATCCCGAGCGGCTCAACTGCGCCAGCGAGCTGCTCGACCGGATGGCGGCCCGGCACCCCGAACGCCTTTGCCTGCAAGGTGCAGGCCTCCGCTGGAGCTACGCCGAGCTGCTCGAGCAGGCCAACCGCATCGCCCATGTGCTGACCCAGGATATGGGCCTGGTGCCCGGCAACCGGGTGCTGCTGCGCGCCCCCAACCACCCCATGCTGGTGGCGGCCTGGTTTGCGGTGATGAAAACCGGGGGCATTGCGGTCACCACCATGCCCTTGCTGCGGGCCAAGGAGCTTACCGAAGTAGTGAACAAGGCCCAGATATCGCATGCCCTGTGCGACGGGCGGCTGCGGGAGGAGCTCGAGCACGCGCGATCCAACTGCCCCACCCTGCAACAGGTGGTCTACTGGGGCGAAGGGGGCAGCCTGGAGGCCCGGATGGCCCATAAACCCACGCACTTCGCCAACGTAGAGACGGCCAGTGACGACACCTGCCTGATCGCCTTCACCTCCGGCACCACCGGCCAGCCCAAGGGCTGTATGCACTTCCACCGCGACGTGCTGGCCATCTGCGACACCTTTGGCAAGTACATCCTGCGGGCCACCCCCGACGACGTGTTCATCGGCAGCCCACCGCTGGCCTTCACCTTTGGGCTGGGGGGGCTGGTGCTTTTCCCCATGCGCATTGGGGCTTCCTCGGTCTTGCTGGAAAAAGCCAGCCCCGATCTTCTGCTCCCGGCTATCGCCGAGTACCGGGCCAGCGTGGTCTTCACCTCCCCCACCGCCTACCGGGCCATGGCCGCCCAGGCCCAAAAGTTCGACCTCACCTCGCTGCGCAAGTGCGTTTCGGCCGGGGAGCCCCTGCCGGCCTCCACCCGTAAGCTCTGGAAAGAGGCCACCGGCATTGAGCTCATCGACGGCATCGGGGCCACCGAGATGCTGCACATCTTCATCTCCCACACCGAGGAAGAGGCCAGGCCGGGGGCCACCGGCAAACCCGTGCCGGGCTACCAGGCCTGCGTGCTGGACGAGGCAGGCCAGCCGCTTCCCCCAGGGCGGGTGGGCCGCCTGGCGGTGAAGGGCCCCACCGGCTGCCGCTACCTGGCCGACGAGCGCCAGCGCAACTACGTACAGCACGGCTGGAACATCACCGGGGATGCCTACCTGGTGGACGAGGAGGGCTACTTCGTCTACCAGGCCCGCACCGACGATATGATTGTCTCGGCGGGCTACAACATCGCCGGCCCCGAGGTGGAGGATGCCCTGCTGCTCCACCCGGCGGTGGCCGAGTGCGCGGTGGTGGGGGCCCCCGATCCCGAGCGGGGCCAGATCGTCAAGGCCTATGTGGTGCTGCGAGCCGGCGTGGAGCCTTCGGCCGCGCTGGTGAAAGAGCTGCAGGACTTCGTCAAGCAGAAAATTGCTCCTTACAAGTACCCGCGGGCCATCGAGTTCCGCGAGAGCCTGCCCCGCACCCAGACTGGTAAATTACAGCGGTATTTGCTGCGCAAGGAAGCAGAACAGAAAAGGGTATAG
- a CDS encoding RidA family protein, translated as MEKLEDSWQILQPPGWKPPRGYVNGIAARGRMVFLAGMVGWNHQGVFESDNFVEQARQALQNIVETLAQAGGRPEHVVRLTWFILSKQEYLAQLDALGLAYREVMGRHYPAMSVVEVRALIEDQAKVEIEATAVIPE; from the coding sequence ATGGAGAAGCTCGAGGATAGCTGGCAAATCCTGCAACCCCCCGGTTGGAAGCCGCCCCGGGGATACGTAAACGGCATCGCGGCCAGAGGGCGCATGGTGTTTTTGGCTGGAATGGTAGGCTGGAACCATCAGGGTGTCTTTGAGTCTGACAACTTTGTCGAACAGGCCCGCCAGGCCCTGCAAAACATTGTAGAAACCCTGGCCCAGGCAGGCGGCCGGCCCGAACACGTGGTGCGGCTCACCTGGTTTATCCTCAGCAAACAGGAGTACCTGGCCCAGCTCGACGCCCTGGGCCTGGCCTACCGCGAGGTAATGGGCCGCCACTACCCCGCCATGTCGGTGGTGGAGGTGAGGGCGCTGATCGAAGACCAGGCCAAGGTGGAGATCGAGGCCACTGCCGTGATCCCCGAGTAA